In the genome of Gloeotrichia echinulata CP02, one region contains:
- a CDS encoding UPF0175 family protein, with protein MYQSFGEMVLPEEVFSARRLAPDDFVRNMRLAAAIYWYQKGEISQEKAAQIAGLNRRDFLAALAREQVDVFAVDFDDLQQELNRG; from the coding sequence ATGTATCAGAGTTTTGGTGAAATGGTATTACCCGAAGAAGTATTCTCAGCCCGTCGTCTAGCCCCAGATGATTTTGTGCGTAATATGCGCCTAGCTGCGGCTATCTACTGGTATCAAAAGGGTGAAATATCCCAGGAAAAAGCTGCCCAAATTGCAGGTTTAAACCGCCGCGACTTTCTTGCAGCCCTTGCCCGTGAGCAAGTAGATGTTTTTGCTGTAGACTTTGATGACTTGCAACAAGAATTAAACCGTGGTTGA
- a CDS encoding DMT family transporter, producing MHETSGRWRLGLALSLLTVFLWGILPIALKVTLQALDVYTVIWFRFLVSFGLLAIYLGLRGQLPTLAQLRDTSWHLLAIATIGLAINYFLFLQGLSLTSAANAEVIIQLSNLLLGLGGLIVFGEKYQLHQWIGVGVMIFGYILFFLEQLTNLITAEKEYLLGSGLIALGALAWAIYALAQKQLLQSLSSSHIMLIIYGGCAYLFTPFAKQTTILPLGYVHLATLIFCALNTLIAYGAFAESLAHWEASRVSAVLAIAPIVTLIAVEVISVIAPDFIPAEQITLIAIVGAVLVVVGAVRMS from the coding sequence ATGCATGAAACTTCAGGACGCTGGCGCTTAGGGCTGGCTTTATCACTATTGACGGTTTTTTTATGGGGAATTTTACCTATTGCTTTAAAGGTAACGCTGCAAGCACTGGATGTCTACACCGTAATTTGGTTTCGCTTTTTGGTGTCTTTTGGCTTGCTAGCTATTTATTTAGGCTTACGGGGTCAATTACCAACGTTAGCACAACTGCGTGACACCTCTTGGCATTTGTTAGCGATCGCTACAATCGGTTTAGCGATAAATTATTTTCTGTTTTTGCAAGGTTTATCACTCACATCAGCTGCTAACGCTGAAGTTATTATTCAGTTATCTAATTTGTTATTAGGTTTGGGAGGACTTATTGTTTTTGGTGAAAAGTATCAGCTACACCAATGGATTGGTGTTGGCGTCATGATATTTGGTTACATTTTGTTTTTCCTTGAACAATTAACAAATTTAATAACAGCCGAGAAGGAATATCTTCTGGGAAGTGGTTTAATTGCGCTTGGAGCATTAGCATGGGCTATTTATGCCTTGGCACAAAAGCAGTTATTACAGTCTTTATCTTCAAGTCACATTATGTTAATAATTTACGGGGGCTGTGCTTATTTATTCACACCATTTGCTAAACAAACAACAATTCTTCCCTTAGGTTATGTCCATTTAGCAACATTAATTTTTTGTGCCCTAAATACGCTTATTGCTTATGGAGCTTTTGCCGAATCATTAGCACATTGGGAAGCATCACGGGTAAGCGCGGTATTAGCCATAGCACCCATTGTAACTTTAATCGCTGTAGAGGTTATATCAGTAATTGCACCTGATTTCATACCAGCGGAACAAATTACATTAATCGCAATAGTTGGCGCTGTTTTAGTGGTAGTTGGTGCTGTAAGGATGTCATGA
- the truB gene encoding tRNA pseudouridine(55) synthase TruB gives MEGFLNLNKPFDWTSHDCVARVRKLLRLKRVGHGGTLDPAAIGVLPIALGKATRLLQYLSGNKAYKATIRLGVRTTTDDLQGEIIAALPSPGLSLAEVKTALPQFEGKIEQIPPSYSAIQVDGKRLYDLARRGEAVEVPVRTVEVFQIEILDWREGDFPELDIAIACGSGTYIRAIARDLGAILETGGTLAALTRTQSSGFQLTDSLTLTDLETQLQAGTFQPIGPDVVLQHLPSISLPTITAQKWCQGQRIPLTNDASEIVRVYDAQTRFLGIGQSQEGVLIPQMVFEPIS, from the coding sequence GTGGAAGGTTTTCTGAATTTAAATAAACCATTTGACTGGACTTCTCATGACTGTGTGGCGCGGGTGCGGAAACTCCTGCGCCTTAAACGTGTAGGACATGGGGGAACTTTAGATCCAGCCGCTATTGGGGTATTACCCATCGCACTTGGTAAAGCCACCAGATTATTACAATATTTATCAGGAAATAAAGCTTATAAAGCGACGATTCGGTTAGGTGTACGCACGACAACGGATGATTTACAAGGGGAAATTATCGCGGCTCTTCCAAGTCCCGGATTGAGTTTGGCTGAAGTAAAAACAGCATTGCCACAATTTGAGGGTAAAATCGAGCAGATTCCACCAAGTTACAGCGCAATTCAAGTTGATGGGAAACGCTTATACGACTTAGCACGGCGAGGCGAAGCGGTCGAAGTTCCAGTGAGAACAGTTGAGGTTTTTCAGATAGAAATTTTAGACTGGCGAGAAGGGGATTTTCCCGAATTGGATATTGCGATCGCCTGTGGTAGTGGTACATATATTAGGGCGATCGCTCGTGATTTAGGCGCTATCTTAGAAACTGGCGGTACCCTGGCCGCTTTGACACGTACCCAAAGCAGCGGGTTTCAGTTGACAGACAGCCTCACCTTAACCGACTTAGAAACACAACTGCAAGCGGGGACATTTCAACCGATTGGTCCAGATGTCGTCTTGCAGCATCTCCCATCTATTAGCTTACCAACAATCACTGCCCAGAAATGGTGCCAAGGTCAGCGAATTCCTCTCACCAATGATGCGTCTGAGATAGTGCGAGTTTATGACGCACAGACTCGCTTTTTAGGTATTGGACAATCACAAGAAGGTGTATTGATTCCGCAAATGGTCTTTGAACCAATTTCTTGA
- a CDS encoding N-acetylmuramoyl-L-alanine amidase, whose product MKFGIDLGHNCPPDTGASGIRFEDNLILDVGNRVISKLQALGHEVITCRPNSASSVRDSLSKRCDKANASKVDIYVSIHFNGFNGQANGTEVFAIGKTSNKIAKPVLDEIVKLGFFNRGVKSGSHLFVLRNTNMPAILIEGCFIDSKKDMELYNPESLANAIVKGLTGKLPTEQVNPVPDEDQNKDTTVLRLQKALNRLKITDKNGKPLAEDNVIGDATNSAVAKLQNIIGVQQTGIADKNTWDAINLILAKRILRPNHAGGPVVRYLEYRLSAEIDGVYDPQLEVRVKNFQKQNALASDGIIGPNSWQKLIG is encoded by the coding sequence ATGAAATTTGGAATTGATCTTGGGCATAATTGCCCTCCAGATACCGGAGCTAGTGGCATCAGATTTGAGGATAATTTAATCTTAGATGTAGGAAATAGAGTTATATCTAAATTACAAGCTTTAGGGCATGAAGTGATCACATGTAGACCCAACAGTGCTAGTTCAGTACGTGACTCACTTTCTAAAAGATGTGATAAAGCTAATGCAAGCAAAGTAGATATTTATGTCTCAATTCATTTTAATGGCTTTAACGGACAAGCCAATGGCACGGAAGTATTTGCCATAGGTAAAACCAGCAATAAAATTGCTAAACCCGTATTAGATGAAATCGTAAAATTAGGATTTTTTAATCGTGGGGTTAAGAGTGGTTCTCACTTATTTGTTCTCAGAAACACAAATATGCCGGCGATTTTGATCGAAGGTTGCTTCATTGATTCCAAAAAAGATATGGAGCTTTATAATCCAGAATCACTCGCCAATGCAATTGTCAAAGGTTTAACAGGTAAATTGCCCACTGAACAGGTGAATCCTGTACCCGATGAGGATCAAAATAAAGATACTACAGTCCTCAGACTGCAAAAAGCTTTAAATCGATTGAAAATAACCGATAAAAACGGTAAGCCTTTAGCAGAAGATAACGTAATTGGTGACGCAACTAACTCAGCAGTAGCCAAATTGCAAAATATTATCGGAGTGCAACAAACTGGAATTGCAGATAAAAATACATGGGATGCAATTAATCTAATTTTAGCCAAACGAATCCTTAGACCAAACCATGCTGGCGGTCCAGTTGTTAGATACTTGGAATATCGTCTCAGTGCTGAGATTGATGGTGTTTATGATCCACAGTTAGAAGTGCGGGTGAAGAACTTTCAAAAGCAAAATGCTTTAGCCAGCGATGGGATTATCGGTCCTAATTCTTGGCAGAAATTAATAGGTTAA
- a CDS encoding alpha/beta hydrolase — MNSLLGNWASVLRNSSLSLVLSMLLPTCAISNSAMAAERIYGSYSPLELSIPVNSLEKYVNNDVIDDELAVYQKYVPAQQLQELRQILITPVKVSPVVVSQFLNTPQGEFLLRRLAQAIKTQSGEAQPGFDALRSALISASGEPEGLTLLNLLKKYPTSSIHIDLANTLGIAAELEKLVSQTSQAIAAVSKKSHIEAQTTPAPTNFAQLADLRRPGSFKSQKTTLKFFDLTRNRLLLTDIYIPNGNQPAPVIVISHGLGSDSSNFQYLATHLASHGFAIVVPNHPGSDSKQLRSLLNGKANEVAEPDEFQDRPLDVKYILNQLETSNQSDPRFKGRLNLQQVGVFGQSLGGYTALALAGAKINFEQLEKDCQPEALQQTWNMSLLLQCGAVKLKNKSYNLQDDRVKAVIAANPITSSIFGKTGLSQIRIPVMLIGSSDDTVAPALYEQILPFSWFANSQKYLVMLVGGTHFSTIGNGNGESEAVGLPSQVIGDNPAQARRYVNALSLPFFQTYVNGTSKYLPYLNAAYAKTISTKSLSLSLVESFNSTELAQGVEGNRKEAKPFQNDSSNSIVNFGFWMLDVGVTLLHVMIFLA; from the coding sequence ATGAATAGTTTGCTTGGTAATTGGGCTAGCGTCCTGAGAAATAGTTCTCTATCGCTGGTTCTGTCAATGCTGCTGCCAACATGTGCAATCAGTAATTCTGCGATGGCAGCAGAACGAATATATGGATCTTATTCACCCTTAGAACTGTCCATTCCGGTCAATTCTTTGGAAAAGTACGTTAACAATGATGTAATTGATGATGAATTAGCAGTTTATCAAAAATATGTCCCGGCACAACAGCTACAGGAATTGCGGCAGATTTTAATCACACCTGTGAAAGTTAGTCCAGTGGTAGTTTCCCAATTCCTGAACACACCGCAAGGCGAATTCCTGCTGCGACGGTTAGCCCAAGCGATTAAAACCCAATCTGGGGAAGCGCAACCCGGATTTGATGCTTTACGGTCAGCGCTAATTTCAGCTTCTGGGGAACCAGAGGGATTAACGTTATTAAATCTGTTAAAGAAATATCCCACCAGCAGCATCCACATCGATTTAGCAAATACTTTGGGAATCGCTGCGGAACTGGAGAAACTCGTTAGTCAAACCAGCCAGGCGATCGCCGCTGTTAGCAAAAAATCTCATATAGAAGCACAAACCACCCCAGCGCCCACGAATTTCGCGCAATTGGCAGATTTACGGCGTCCGGGAAGCTTTAAGTCGCAAAAAACTACACTAAAGTTTTTCGACTTGACCCGCAACAGGCTATTGTTGACTGATATTTACATTCCTAATGGCAATCAACCCGCACCGGTAATTGTGATTTCTCACGGTTTGGGTTCAGACAGCAGCAACTTCCAATATTTAGCCACCCACCTAGCATCTCACGGATTTGCTATCGTTGTTCCCAATCATCCGGGTAGCGACAGCAAACAATTGCGATCGCTTCTCAATGGAAAGGCCAATGAAGTCGCCGAACCCGATGAATTTCAAGACCGACCGTTAGATGTAAAATATATATTAAATCAACTGGAAACAAGTAACCAGTCTGATCCACGGTTCAAAGGTCGGTTAAATCTGCAACAAGTTGGCGTCTTTGGTCAATCCTTGGGTGGCTATACAGCTTTGGCTCTTGCTGGCGCTAAAATTAACTTTGAACAACTGGAAAAAGACTGTCAACCAGAGGCACTGCAACAGACATGGAATATGTCATTATTGCTGCAGTGTGGCGCTGTAAAATTAAAGAACAAAAGTTATAACTTACAGGACGACAGAGTTAAAGCAGTAATCGCCGCGAACCCCATTACTAGCTCAATTTTTGGGAAAACCGGTTTAAGCCAAATTCGCATTCCCGTGATGCTCATTGGCAGTAGTGATGACACTGTTGCACCAGCTTTATACGAACAAATTTTACCATTCTCCTGGTTTGCCAATTCACAAAAGTACCTCGTCATGCTTGTAGGTGGAACCCACTTTTCCACCATTGGTAACGGAAACGGTGAGAGTGAAGCCGTGGGATTACCTTCGCAAGTAATTGGCGATAATCCAGCGCAAGCGCGACGTTACGTCAACGCTTTGAGTTTGCCTTTTTTCCAAACTTATGTTAACGGAACTTCAAAATACCTTCCCTATCTTAACGCCGCCTACGCTAAAACCATTTCTACCAAATCTCTGAGTTTGAGTTTAGTTGAGTCTTTTAACTCCACTGAATTAGCCCAAGGGGTTGAGGGTAATCGCAAAGAAGCCAAACCCTTTCAAAATGACTCTTCCAACTCCATAGTTAATTTTGGATTTTGGATGTTAGATGTTGGTGTTACCCTACTGCATGTGATGATCTTCCTTGCTTGA
- the bchH gene encoding magnesium chelatase subunit H, producing the protein MKRIVLIAGFESFNADLYRKAAILANSRCLELDIRVFSDRDISTKRQEVEAALKGADVFFGSLLFDYDQVLWLRDRLTQIPIRLVFESALELMSLTKLGAFAIGDKPKGMPKPVKFILDKFSNGREEDKLAGYISFLKIGPKLLKFVPVQKVQDLRNWLIIYGYWNAGGSENVSALFWTLAEKYLDLRVGDIPPPVETPNMGLLHPDYPGFFASPRDYLEWYQNKGMEKIHSSPVVGILLYRKHVITKQPYIPQLIRRFEEGGLIPLPIFINGVEGHVAVRDWMTTDYEIQQRQQGNIETPSLSQTSVKVDAIVSTIGFPLVGGPAGSMEAGRQVEVAKRILTAKNVPYFVAAPLLIQDIYSWTRQGIGGLQSVVLYALPELDGAIDTVPLGGLVGEDIYLIPERVQRLIGRVQSWIYLRKQPAYSRKIAIILYGFPPGYGAVGTAALLNVPRSLLKFLHALKDQGYHVGDLPEDGEELIRWVKEADENPTLPINEEGVISSAVHGGVRGGSTVNARTLEKWLGYLRTSRIEKQWKSLTGTGIKTYGDEFNIGGVQLGNIWIGVQPPLGIQGDPMRLMFERDLTPHPQYAAFYKWLQNDFQADAVVHFGMHGTVEWLPGSPLGNTGYSWSDILLGNLPNLYIYAANNPSESILAKRRGYGVLISHNVPPYGRAGLYKELVSLRDLISEYREDPQKNYVLKEGICKKILDTGLEADCPFEDAKRLGIAFSPENLRLFSHHAFDDYLVKLYEYLQVLENRLFSSGLHVLGEKPNEEELTAYLDAYFGKESPTQEEQQIRDLLMQSTDELTNLLRGLNGEYIPPAPGGDLLRDGPGVLPTGRNIHALDPYRMPSSAAYERGREIAQKIIAQHLEEHGNYPETVAVMLWGLDAIKTKGESLGILLELVGAEPVKEGTGRIVRYELKPLAEVGHPRIDVLGNLSGIFRDSFVNIIELLDDLFQRAADINESENQNFIRKHALALKAQGVENSSARLFSNPAGDFGSLVNDRVVDGNWESGEELGNTWQSRNVFSYGRQDKGQARPEVLNTLLKTSDRIVQEIDSVEYGLTDIQEYYANTGGLKKAAEKQRGKKVTTSFVESFSKDTTPRNLDDLLRMEYRTKLINPKWAQAMASQGSGGAFEISQRMTALIGWGGTADFKDDWVYDQAADTYALDPQMAEKLRQANPEAFRNILGRMLEAHGRGFWQADADKLDKLRQLYQLSDEQLEGVTIN; encoded by the coding sequence ATGAAACGTATCGTTTTGATTGCTGGGTTTGAATCATTCAACGCTGACTTATACAGAAAAGCAGCTATTTTGGCTAACTCTCGGTGTCTGGAGTTGGATATTCGGGTGTTTAGCGATCGCGATATTAGCACTAAACGCCAGGAGGTAGAAGCAGCGCTCAAGGGTGCGGATGTATTTTTCGGGAGTTTACTATTTGATTATGACCAGGTTTTGTGGTTGCGCGATCGCCTTACCCAAATCCCCATCCGTCTGGTGTTTGAGTCAGCCTTGGAATTGATGAGTTTAACTAAGTTGGGGGCTTTTGCGATTGGCGACAAGCCCAAAGGTATGCCTAAACCTGTTAAATTTATCCTGGACAAATTCAGCAACGGACGAGAAGAAGACAAACTCGCCGGTTACATCAGTTTCCTAAAAATTGGTCCCAAACTGCTGAAATTCGTCCCAGTGCAAAAAGTCCAAGACTTACGCAACTGGCTAATTATCTATGGTTATTGGAATGCTGGGGGTTCGGAAAATGTCTCCGCATTATTCTGGACACTGGCGGAAAAATATTTAGATTTAAGAGTTGGGGATATTCCCCCACCAGTCGAAACGCCGAATATGGGGCTATTACATCCTGATTATCCAGGCTTTTTTGCATCACCCCGTGATTATCTGGAGTGGTATCAAAATAAGGGAATGGAAAAAATTCATTCCTCCCCAGTTGTCGGGATATTACTTTATCGCAAACATGTAATTACCAAACAACCTTATATTCCCCAATTAATTCGCCGGTTTGAGGAGGGGGGTTTAATTCCGTTACCGATTTTTATTAATGGTGTGGAAGGCCATGTGGCTGTAAGGGATTGGATGACAACCGACTATGAAATTCAACAACGCCAACAAGGTAATATTGAAACTCCCTCGCTTTCTCAAACATCTGTGAAAGTGGATGCAATTGTTTCTACCATTGGTTTTCCTTTGGTGGGTGGTCCAGCAGGTTCAATGGAAGCTGGGCGACAGGTAGAAGTAGCAAAACGTATTTTAACAGCTAAAAATGTACCATATTTTGTAGCTGCACCATTGCTAATTCAAGATATTTACTCTTGGACGCGCCAAGGTATTGGTGGTTTACAAAGTGTGGTTTTATATGCTTTACCAGAACTGGATGGGGCGATTGATACTGTTCCCCTTGGTGGTTTGGTGGGCGAAGATATTTATTTAATTCCCGAACGAGTACAGCGATTAATTGGTAGGGTACAAAGTTGGATTTATTTGCGAAAACAACCAGCATACTCACGCAAAATTGCCATTATTTTGTATGGCTTTCCTCCTGGTTATGGCGCTGTGGGTACTGCAGCATTATTGAATGTACCTCGTAGTTTATTGAAGTTTCTCCATGCGTTGAAAGATCAAGGTTATCACGTGGGGGATTTACCTGAAGACGGGGAAGAATTGATTCGCTGGGTCAAGGAAGCAGATGAGAACCCCACTCTCCCTATAAACGAGGAGGGAGTCATATCAAGCGCCGTTCACGGGGGAGTTAGGGGTGGTTCTACTGTTAATGCTAGAACTTTAGAAAAATGGTTGGGATATCTCCGCACTTCGCGGATCGAAAAACAATGGAAATCATTGACGGGAACTGGAATTAAAACTTATGGTGATGAGTTTAATATTGGTGGTGTACAGTTAGGAAATATTTGGATAGGTGTCCAGCCTCCTTTGGGAATTCAAGGCGACCCGATGCGGTTAATGTTTGAACGGGATTTAACACCACATCCCCAATATGCTGCTTTTTATAAGTGGCTCCAAAATGACTTTCAAGCTGATGCTGTGGTTCATTTTGGGATGCATGGTACTGTGGAATGGTTGCCTGGTTCTCCTTTGGGTAATACTGGTTATTCTTGGTCTGATATTTTGTTAGGAAATTTGCCTAATCTCTATATATATGCGGCGAATAATCCTTCGGAATCGATTTTGGCGAAGCGTCGCGGTTATGGGGTGTTAATTTCTCACAATGTCCCTCCTTATGGTCGTGCAGGATTATATAAGGAATTGGTATCTTTACGAGATTTAATTTCGGAGTATCGCGAAGACCCGCAAAAGAATTATGTGCTGAAGGAAGGGATTTGTAAGAAGATTTTGGATACTGGTTTGGAGGCTGATTGTCCATTTGAAGATGCGAAAAGGTTGGGGATTGCTTTTAGTCCAGAAAATCTGCGGCTATTTAGTCATCATGCTTTTGATGATTATTTGGTGAAGTTGTATGAGTATTTGCAGGTGTTAGAAAATCGGCTATTTTCTTCGGGGTTGCATGTTTTGGGAGAAAAGCCTAATGAGGAAGAGTTGACGGCGTACTTAGATGCTTATTTTGGTAAGGAATCACCAACACAAGAAGAACAGCAAATTAGGGATTTGTTGATGCAATCTACTGATGAATTAACCAATTTATTGCGGGGTTTAAATGGTGAATATATTCCGCCTGCGCCTGGTGGTGATTTGTTGCGGGATGGTCCTGGTGTTTTGCCTACAGGAAGGAATATTCATGCTTTAGATCCCTATAGAATGCCTTCATCTGCTGCTTATGAAAGAGGACGAGAAATAGCTCAAAAAATTATCGCCCAGCATTTAGAAGAACATGGTAATTATCCAGAAACTGTGGCGGTGATGTTATGGGGTTTGGATGCGATTAAAACTAAGGGTGAATCTTTAGGAATTTTGTTGGAATTGGTGGGGGCTGAACCTGTGAAGGAGGGGACTGGGCGCATTGTGCGTTATGAGTTGAAACCTTTGGCTGAGGTGGGACATCCGCGAATTGATGTGTTAGGAAATCTGTCGGGAATTTTTCGGGATAGTTTTGTAAATATCATCGAATTGTTGGATGATTTGTTTCAACGGGCGGCTGATATTAATGAATCTGAAAATCAGAATTTTATTAGAAAACATGCTTTGGCTTTAAAGGCGCAAGGTGTAGAAAATTCTTCGGCGAGATTGTTTTCTAATCCTGCGGGTGATTTTGGTTCTTTGGTGAATGATAGAGTTGTTGATGGTAACTGGGAATCTGGGGAGGAGTTGGGGAATACTTGGCAAAGTCGCAATGTGTTTAGCTATGGTAGACAAGATAAGGGACAAGCTAGACCGGAAGTTTTGAATACGTTGTTAAAAACAAGCGATCGCATTGTGCAAGAAATTGATTCTGTAGAATATGGTTTAACCGATATTCAGGAATATTATGCTAATACTGGTGGCTTGAAAAAGGCTGCAGAAAAGCAACGCGGTAAGAAGGTAACTACTAGTTTTGTAGAGAGTTTCTCGAAGGATACTACACCCCGCAATTTAGATGATTTACTGCGGATGGAATACCGCACGAAGTTGATAAATCCTAAATGGGCGCAAGCAATGGCTAGTCAAGGTTCTGGTGGCGCTTTTGAAATTTCTCAACGGATGACGGCGTTAATTGGTTGGGGTGGTACGGCTGATTTTAAAGATGATTGGGTATATGACCAAGCAGCGGATACTTATGCTTTAGATCCCCAAATGGCGGAGAAATTACGCCAGGCTAATCCTGAAGCATTCCGCAATATTTTAGGCAGAATGTTAGAGGCGCATGGACGCGGTTTTTGGCAAGCTGATGCAGATAAATTAGATAAATTGCGTCAGTTATATCAGTTAAGTGATGAGCAACTTGAGGGTGTGACAATTAATTAA
- a CDS encoding amylo-alpha-1,6-glucosidase, whose product MTPDILMNPETILWEGKTFIPAEQLPIPEWPCVVSQRPQLTLTLKDDDLFLVTDTIGNISGCSLNGGNPSMGLFCCDTRFLNRLELQIEGRSPVLLSSTAEKGFSLSVLCTNPKIEECLRADTVGIRREIVLNGALFEEIELSNYSTTPVRFDLSVSFDADFVDLFEVRGYDREQRGRLLRLLDTTHEDGVSSPQTQPNVFKEESLTLAYQGVDGSVMESRIHFQHRQPDHIKGYTAVWQLELASHETQKLGYRLNLLRNNQSTSTVNAAVTLGQAKAAELMEEQQWVQEITRISSDKSIFNRVIERAEQDMYLLRQSFGKYKTLSAGVPWFSALFGRDSLITAFQTLMLNPQIAKETLMLLALYQGKVENEWREEEPGKILHELRMGEMARCQEIPHTPYYGTVDATPLWLMLYSEYYAWTHDQETLDQLWPNALAAMEWIDRNTKHSSYLSYFRKSKRGLANQGWKDSGDCIVDNKGELANGPIALCEVQAYVYAAKIRLGEIARMKKRLDLADRWVEEARNLKVRFNKDFWIEEQDFCALALDGEGQHVNSITSNPGHCLQVGIFTPEKAYSVAERLRAPDMFNGWGIRTLSSLSPAYNPMGYHVGSVWPHDNAIIAMGLRSLGLVDQALEVFQGLFDMTSQQPYQRPPELLCGYERKGDQAPVQYPVACSPQAWATGSIFQLLQMVVNLVPDAQNNCLRIIDPSLPESINRLSLHNLRVGPTILDLEFERSGSTTACRVAKKRGNLRVVIEA is encoded by the coding sequence ATGACACCGGATATACTGATGAACCCGGAGACAATTTTATGGGAAGGAAAAACTTTTATTCCCGCAGAACAATTACCTATTCCCGAATGGCCATGTGTTGTCAGTCAAAGACCACAACTGACGCTGACACTTAAAGATGATGATTTATTCTTGGTTACAGATACTATCGGGAATATTTCTGGTTGTTCCCTCAATGGTGGGAACCCCAGCATGGGACTATTTTGCTGTGATACACGATTTCTGAATCGCCTAGAGTTGCAGATTGAAGGGCGATCGCCTGTGCTACTGAGCAGTACTGCCGAAAAAGGCTTCTCCCTCTCAGTTTTGTGTACTAACCCCAAAATTGAGGAATGTCTCAGAGCCGATACTGTAGGGATTCGTCGAGAAATTGTGCTAAATGGCGCACTCTTTGAAGAGATAGAGCTTTCCAATTATAGCACAACTCCGGTGAGATTTGACCTTAGTGTCAGTTTCGATGCCGATTTTGTCGATTTATTTGAAGTTCGGGGCTATGATAGAGAACAACGGGGTAGACTTTTACGCCTGTTAGACACGACACATGAGGATGGTGTTTCCTCCCCACAAACTCAACCAAATGTGTTTAAGGAAGAATCCTTGACACTGGCCTATCAAGGTGTGGATGGCTCGGTGATGGAATCGCGGATTCACTTCCAGCATCGGCAACCAGACCATATTAAGGGTTATACTGCGGTTTGGCAGTTAGAATTAGCTTCTCATGAAACCCAAAAGTTGGGTTATCGCTTAAATTTGTTGCGAAATAACCAATCTACTTCAACTGTCAACGCAGCTGTTACCTTAGGACAGGCGAAAGCCGCTGAGTTGATGGAAGAACAACAGTGGGTGCAAGAAATTACTCGCATTAGCTCAGATAAGAGCATTTTCAATCGAGTGATTGAACGGGCTGAACAAGATATGTATTTGTTGCGCCAGTCTTTTGGTAAGTATAAAACTCTTTCGGCGGGAGTTCCTTGGTTTTCGGCGCTGTTTGGGCGAGATTCACTAATTACAGCTTTCCAGACACTGATGTTGAATCCGCAAATTGCCAAAGAAACCTTGATGCTTTTAGCGTTATATCAAGGTAAAGTTGAGAATGAGTGGCGTGAAGAAGAACCAGGCAAAATTTTACACGAGTTGCGGATGGGGGAAATGGCTCGTTGTCAGGAAATTCCCCATACACCCTACTACGGTACGGTCGATGCGACTCCGCTTTGGCTGATGCTGTATTCTGAATACTATGCTTGGACTCACGATCAAGAAACTCTAGATCAACTTTGGCCTAATGCTCTAGCAGCAATGGAATGGATTGATCGCAATACCAAACACAGCAGTTACCTCAGTTACTTCCGTAAATCCAAACGCGGTCTGGCTAACCAAGGCTGGAAAGACTCAGGGGACTGTATTGTAGACAATAAAGGAGAGCTAGCCAACGGACCTATCGCCCTTTGTGAGGTTCAAGCTTATGTTTATGCAGCAAAAATCCGCCTAGGAGAAATTGCGCGGATGAAAAAGCGGCTTGACCTAGCAGACCGTTGGGTTGAAGAAGCCAGAAATCTCAAGGTTCGTTTCAATAAAGACTTTTGGATAGAAGAGCAGGATTTCTGCGCCCTGGCTTTGGATGGTGAAGGCCAGCATGTCAACAGTATTACCTCAAATCCTGGTCATTGTCTACAAGTGGGTATCTTTACACCCGAAAAAGCCTATAGTGTAGCCGAGCGGTTGCGGGCACCTGATATGTTTAATGGTTGGGGCATTCGCACCTTGAGTAGTTTGTCACCAGCGTACAATCCGATGGGCTATCATGTGGGTTCGGTTTGGCCTCATGACAACGCCATAATTGCAATGGGGTTGCGATCGCTTGGTCTGGTCGATCAAGCCCTGGAAGTCTTCCAAGGTTTGTTTGATATGACTAGTCAACAACCATATCAACGTCCACCAGAACTCTTGTGCGGTTACGAACGTAAAGGTGATCAAGCCCCCGTACAGTATCCGGTTGCTTGTAGTCCTCAAGCTTGGGCGACTGGTAGTATTTTTCAATTATTGCAAATGGTGGTCAACTTAGTACCTGACGCTCAAAATAACTGCTTAAGAATCATTGACCCCAGTTTGCCTGAGTCGATTAATCGTTTATCATTGCACAATTTGCGCGTAGGTCCTACCATCCTCGATTTGGAATTTGAGCGTTCTGGTAGCACTACTGCTTGTCGTGTAGCCAAAAAACGCGGTAATTTGCGGGTAGTGATCGAAGCTTAA